One genomic region from Papaver somniferum cultivar HN1 unplaced genomic scaffold, ASM357369v1 unplaced-scaffold_24, whole genome shotgun sequence encodes:
- the LOC113340917 gene encoding NADP-dependent alkenal double bond reductase P2-like: MEVGNRYVTVKNQLERDEEPKETDFEFKTSTISLASLNCDEVTVQNLYVSIDPYQINRMKKQSSSHKAINFAFALSPGQAIDAYGVGRVVASTNSRFEKDDLVAGLLGWEQYSSIQGEFKLSFLRKLETTMDLPLSHQVGVLGLSGLTAYGGFYKVGRPKKGDKVFVSAASGSVGNLVGQYAKLSGCYVVGSAGNKQKVEMLKDKLGFDDAFNYKDEPDLSSALQRYFSDGIDIYFDNVGSRMLEAAIANMNPFGRVVACGAMSEYTYETNRASPNMIDVIYKRLSIQGFITPDYMKNYAEFASITSDYIHNAKLHVLEDISIGLESIPSAFVGILHGDNIGKKMVQIVKKNSYQAMS, encoded by the exons ATGGAAGTGGGAAACAGATATGTGACAGTGAAGAATCAGTTAGAGAGAGATGAAGAACCAAAAGAGACAGATTTTGAATTCAAGACTAGTACCATTTCACTTGCATCATTGAACTGTGACGAAGTTACAGTTCAGAATCTTTATGTATCAATTGATCCATACCAAATCAATAGAATGAAGAAGCAAAGTTCTTCTCATAAAGCCATTAACTTCGCTTTTGCTCTTTCTCCCGGCCAA GCAATCGATGCTTATGGTGTTGGGAGGGTTGTGGCATCTACAAACTCTAGATTTGAAAAAGATGATTTGGTTGCAGGACTACTAGGGTGGGAACAATACAGCTCAATACAAGGAGAATTCAAGCTAAGCTTTCTAAGGAAGTTAGAAACCACAATGGATCTCCCACTGTCTCACCAAGTTGGAGTCCTAG GATTAAGTGGGTTAACAGCTTATGGTGGATTCTACAAGGTTGGTAGGCCTAAAAAAGGAGACAAAGTTTTTGTTTCTGCAGCTTCTGGATCAGTAGGAAATCTAGTGGGACAATATGCCAAATTATCTGGTTGCTATGTCGTTGGTTCTGCAGGAAACAAGCAAAAG GTAGAAATGCTTAAAGATAAACTCGGTTTTGATGATGCATTCAACTATAAGGATGAACCTGATCTTAGCTCAGCGCTTCAAAG GTACTTCTCGGATGGCATAGACATATACTTTGATAACGTAGGTTCAAGGATGTTAGAAGCTGCCATTGCTAACATGAACCCGTTCGGTAGAGTGGTTGCATGTGGTGCGATGTCTGAATACACCTATGAAACAAACCGAGCTTCACCAAATATGATAGATGTAATATACAAGCGCCTATCTATTCAAGGATTCATAACTCCTGATTACATGAAGAATTACGCTGAATTCGCATCAATTACATCCGATTACATTCACAATGCTAAACTACATGTCTTGGAAGATATCTCAATTGGTCTTGAGAGTATTCCCTCTGCTTTTGTTGGAATCCTTCATGGCGACAACATTGGAAAAAAGATGGTTCAAATCGTTAAGAAAAACAGCTACCAAGCAATGTCCTAG
- the LOC113340957 gene encoding uncharacterized protein LOC113340957, which translates to MSSTIHTIRDDQGNWLEDIAQVTGLLSSHFKKIFTSSNPSSSDIDEALRFVSPIITYDINASLIAIPTSQEIIDTVNMMAPWSSPGPDGFPPGFFRDNWDIVHSESALVANRQIHDNIIITHEILHSFKIKKKSSKNGHLAIKLDLSKAFDGLEWGNFLSVHGIRRGDCLSPYIFILCMEALSRLFINVEKEKLFQGFKFNKNSPSISHLFFADDCMLFCKASITYAKNILKVINVFAKASGQAINLEKSGFVTSSKIHHRHVKLLSKALHMKFLCNSEKYLGTPLFIGKNKTNSFGFLIDNFYARLNAYKKSNLNIVGRTIVTKHVLSSLSIYHMACFPLPKTITGKIDVIQRIFWWSKKNPKHAAYFRSWGDIGKSKSSGGLGIRNSHAINRVFICKIGWRLLKFPNSLMFSFLKNKYFPNQNLLEIDKAANTSSWIWKRIVNGLRFIKANIVVKINNGANTYIWNSNWIPGYSVPPTSQNPIHGNFTCVKDLLDNSLSCVNIDLLNDLFSTDEVTRIRSIPLNSALSDSLMWAHTSSGKFSIKSSYRVYIDDISSSEDASFWIKWLFPFWSGLSLLHLISVDVEWLDDLFIFWHDTKLGASPFNVFWPSIAFVVMCYSSSSNPVCSSVKIHIADVDHIMFVDGSFKDFKMGSGIVCCDLTGNVICSRSDFGWIPDAVGAKAAALFLAISWAEEMNLQKVFFLSDCLQLVNFVNAASTDVNWRSVDLLNRCRISLDSNVAFKFCI; encoded by the exons ATGTCTAGCACCATTCATACTATTAGAGATGATCAGGGTAATTGGCTAGAAGATATAGCTCAAGTTACTGGTTTACTCTCTAGCCACTTTAAGAAGATTTTTACCTCATCCAATCCAAGTTCCAGTGACATCGATGAAGCTCTAAGGTTTGTTTCTCCTATCATTACTTATGACATCAATGCCTCCTTAATTGCTATTCCTACAAGTCAAGAGATCATTGATACAGTTAATATGATGGCTCCTTGGAGTTCTCCAGGGCCGGATGGCTTTCCGCCTGGTTTCTTTAGAGACAATTGGGACATTGTGCACTCTGAG TCTGCACTTGTTGCTAATCGTCAAATTCATGACAATATTATCATCACCCATGAAATCCTGCATTCTTTTAAGATAAAGAAAAAGTCCTCAAAAAATGGTCACTTAGCAATTAAGCTTGACCTTTCAAAAGCCTTTGATGGGCTGGAATG GGGAAACTTTCTTTCTGTGCATGGCATTAGACGGGGAGACTGTTTGTCTCCATATATTTTCATTCTCTGCATGGAAGCTTTGTCTCGATTGTTTATCAatgttgagaaggagaaactgTTTCAAGGTTTTAAATTCAATAAAAACAGTCCTTCGATTTCTCATTTGTTTTTCGCAGATGATTGCATGTTGTTTTGTAAAGCTTCTATCACCTATGCCAAAAACATTCTGAAGGTGATTAATGTGTTTGCAAAGGCATCGGGTCAGGCTATCAATCTTGAAAAATCGGGCTTTGTAACTAGTAGCAAAATCCATCATAGACATGTTAAGCTTCTGTCTAAAGCTCTTCACATGAAATTCCTGTGCAATTCGGAGAAATATTTAGGAACCCCATTATTCATTGGAAAGAACAAGACCAACTCTTTTGGTTTTTTAATAGACAATTTTTATGCTAGGTTGAATGCTTATAAGAAATCCAATTTAAACATTGTTGGTCGTACTATAGTGACTAAACATGTCCTTTCTAGTCTATCCATATATCACATGGCTTgctttcctcttcctaaaactaTTACTGGTAAGATTGATGTTATTCAACGTATTTTCTGGTGGTCTAAAAAGAATCCGAAGCATGCAGCTTATTTTCGTTCTTGGGGGGACATTGGTAAATCAAAATCTAGTGGTGGTTTAGGCATTAGGAATTCCCATGCTATTAATAGAGTTTTTATCTGTAAGATTGGCTGGAGACTTTTAAAATTTCCtaattccttgatgttctccttcttaaaaaataaatattttcctaATCAGAATCTTTTAGAAATTGACAAGGCTGCTAATActtcttcttggatttggaagcGCATTGTTAATGGGTTACGGTTTATTAAAGCTAATATTGTAGTTAAAATTAATAATGGTGCTAATACTTACATTTGGAATTCAAATTGGATCCCTGGATATTCTGTTCCTCCTACTTCGCAGAATCCTATACACGGTAACTTTACTTGTGTCAAGGATCTTTTAGACAACTCTCTTAGCTGCGTGAATATTGATCTTTTGAATGATTTATTTTCTACTGATGAAGTCACTAGAATTAGATCTATCCCCTTAAATTCTGCTCTTAGTGATTCGCTTATGTGGGCTCATACTTCTTCTGGTAAGTTTTCTATAAAATCTTCTTATAGAGTCTATATTGATGATATTTCGTCCTCTGAGGATGCCTCCTTCTGGATAAAG TGGCTATTTCCATTTTGGTCTGggctttctcttcttcatcttattTCTGTTGATGTTGAGTGGTTAGATGATCTCTTCATCTTTTGGCATGACACTAAATTGGGTGCGTCTCCCTTCAATGTTTTCTGGCCTAGTATTGCTTTTGTGGTGATGTG TTATAGTTCTAGTAGTAATCCTGTTTGTAGTTCTGTTAAAATCCATATAGCTGATGTGGATCACATAATGTTTGTGGATGGTTCTTTCAAAGATTTTAAGATGGGTTCTGGCATTGTTTGTTGTGATCTTACAGGGAATGTAATTTGTTCTCGCTCGGACTTTGGGTGGATTCCAGATGCAGTAGGTGCTAAAGCTGCTGCTCTATTTTTGGCAATCTCTTGGGCAGAAGAGATGAATCTGCAAAAAGTCTTCTTCCTTAGTGACTGTCTTCAGCTGGTCAATTTTGTGAATGCTGCCTCCACTGATGTCAACTGGAGAAGTGTGGATCTTCTGAATCGGTGTCGGATTTCTTTAGATAGCAATGTCGcttttaaattttgtatttaa